In Desulfobacter hydrogenophilus, the genomic stretch ATGAAGAATTAATGCAGCGGTTAAGCAAGCGAATATAAAAAGGGGGTCATTATGACTATTAATACCCAAATATTTGATATCAAAGGAATGACCTGCGCAGCATGTGTAAAAAGAGTAGAAGATGCCATTGCCGATGTGAAGGGGATAAAATCGGCAACAGTTAATTTAGCAACTGAAAGAGTCCGTATAACTTTTTCAAATAATGAACTGGATCTTTCTGATCTTTTCCACGTGGTTGAAACAGCAGGTTACAAACTTGTGGAAGCCGGTAAAAAAGAGTCTCAAGATAATAAAAACATAGAACTTAAACAGCAATTTTTCAGCCTTGCTGTTTCCATAGGTTTTGCGATTCCATTGGTTCTTATTGCTATGCTTGAGATGATTGGAATTGCTCTTCCGGACTTCATCAGTCCGATGCACAGTCCGAAAACTTTTGCTGTGAGTCAACTATTGCTTACAATTCCCATAATTTTCTGCGGTCTCCATTTTTATGTTAAGGGGTTTCCTGCGCTTTTCAGGGGACATCCCAATATGGATTCTCTGATCGCCATAGGTACAACCTCAGCTATCGTTTACAGTGCTTTTAATACTGTCTTGATACTGACAGGCAGGACCGATCTTGTGATGAACCTGTATTATGAAACTGCCGGGGTGATCATCGCATTAATCAAGGTTGGAAAATATATGGAGGCTGTCAGCAAAGGTAAAACATCAGGCGCAATAAAAAAACTGATGGGATTGCAGCCTAAAACAGCTATCCTTGTGAAAGGGGGTAAGGAATCCATTGTCCCGATTGAGCAAGTTGTTTCAGGTGATGTGCTCCTGGCAAAGCCTGGAGAAAAAATAGCTGTGGACGGCACTGTCCTTGAGGGACGCACATCGGTCGATGAATCCATGTTGACAGGGGAAAGTATCCCGGTTGACAAAACAGCTGGAGATACAGTTACAGGTGCCAGCATGAATCAGACCGGAACTATTCGTTATCGCGCAGATCGAGTCGGCAAAGAAACAGCGCTTGCCCAAATCATTCAGCTAGTTGAGGAGGCCCAGGGTAGTAAGGCACCTATTGCAAGAATGGCTGATACCATTGCCGGCTATTTTGTTCCGATTGTTATGGGTATCGCCCTGATTTCCAGTGGTGCCTGGTTTATCGGTGGTGCAGAAATAACCTTTGCATTGAAAATTTTTATTGCAGTACTCGTGATTGCCTGCCCCTGCGCTCTGGGACTTGCGACGCCGACGGCAATTATGGTCGGTACAGGACGGGGGGCTTCTCTGGGTATTTTGATCAAGGGTGGTCAACCTTTGGAAATCGCCAGCCGGGTTAAAACCATTGTGTTTGATAAAACCGGCACCATCACAGAGGGTAAACCAAAGGTGACCGATGTTATCGCATTTAACGGTTTTGGAAAAAATGAAGTTTTACAGTTTTCAGCATCAGCAGAAAAAGGATCTGAACATTCGTTAGGTACCGCCATTGTAAAAGAATATGAAAAGCTGGATATGCCCTTTCATCAGCTGAACGATTTTACCGCAGTGGCAGGAAGGGGTATTCGGGCAAAAGTAAATGATAGAAACCTGATGCTTGGTAATATTGAATTCATGACTGAAAACAATATTTCTGTAAACGATATCCCGCAAGTCGACATCTTATCTATGGACGGTAAAACAGTTATGTATTTGGCATTTGATGAAAAATTAGCCGGTATCATTGCGGTTGCAGATATCGTAAAATCCGATTCAGCGGATGCCATTGCAAAACTTCATAAGATGGGCATTAAAACTGTAATGCTGACTGGCGACAATAAACTAACGGCTGCTGCCATAGCAAAACAGGTGAAAATAGATGAAGTCGTATCCCAGGTTATGCCTGGCGAAAAAGCGGAGCAAGTTAAACAACTTCAAGCTGATGGCTCGTTTGTGGCTATGGTTGGAGATGGTATAAACGACGCCCCTGCATTGGCTCAATCAGATATTGGATTCGCAATTGGATCCGGAACCGATGTGGCTATGGAATCCGCAGGTATTGTTTTAATGCGCAATAGCCTGAGTGGTGTTGTGACAGCAATAGAACTGAGTCGGGCTACCTTACGAAATATAAAACAGAATTTGTTTTGGGCATTTGCCTACAATACTGCGGGGATTCCCTTGGCAGCAGGCGTTTTCTATTTATTTGGAGGACCGGTGTTGAACCCGATGTTTGCTGCCGCAGCCATGGCAATGAGTTCTGTATCAGTTGTAACCAATGCGTTGAGATTAAGATATTTTAAATCTGATGAAGGAATACAGTATCCTGATCAAAATATAAAATCTGAAAAAAAGGGGACGGAAATGAAAACAAAAATCAACATTGATGGTATGAGCTGTATGCATTGTGTAAAAAACGTAACAGAAAAACTTAATGGTGTTGAGGGCATTTTTTCAACAACGGTTAATCTTGAAGAAAAGCATGCGATTGTGGACTCAAATTCTCCCTTGGACGAGGCGCTTGTCACCCAGGTGATAACTGATGCGGGTTACAAAGTCATGGGAATTGAAGCACAACCGTCTGATTCTAATTCTTAAACAGGCTCTTCTTTTTCCGGAATAGGCAAAACACTTTTTTTAAACCCGCATGAACGGTCCGGGCATTTGTGTATTTTACCATCCCGCTTTGTCTCTTTTTCCAGTAGATAGGGGCTGCCGCAATCCGGACAGCTCTCGTTGACCGGTTTGTCCCAGGTGGCAAAGGTACAATCCGGATATTTGGAACACCCGTAGAATATTTTTCCCCGTTTTGAGTGCTTTTCCACGATTGTGCCGTCACATCCTTTTTCCGGGCAGGGTACGCCTGTATCTTTACTTGAGTTTTCCTGGGCAACCGATTCCGTGTGTTTGCATTCGGGATATCCGGTACAGGCGATGAACAATCCAAATCGACCATCTTTTTGTACCATGGGTTTGCCGCATTTAGGACAGTCCTTTACCGGTTCGCTATCCTGGATTTTTTCAACAATTTCAATATTGCCTTTTTCATCCCTTGTGTAGTTACTGGTAAAGCTGCACTCGGGATATCCCGTACAGGCCAGAAAATG encodes the following:
- a CDS encoding heavy metal translocating P-type ATPase; this encodes MTINTQIFDIKGMTCAACVKRVEDAIADVKGIKSATVNLATERVRITFSNNELDLSDLFHVVETAGYKLVEAGKKESQDNKNIELKQQFFSLAVSIGFAIPLVLIAMLEMIGIALPDFISPMHSPKTFAVSQLLLTIPIIFCGLHFYVKGFPALFRGHPNMDSLIAIGTTSAIVYSAFNTVLILTGRTDLVMNLYYETAGVIIALIKVGKYMEAVSKGKTSGAIKKLMGLQPKTAILVKGGKESIVPIEQVVSGDVLLAKPGEKIAVDGTVLEGRTSVDESMLTGESIPVDKTAGDTVTGASMNQTGTIRYRADRVGKETALAQIIQLVEEAQGSKAPIARMADTIAGYFVPIVMGIALISSGAWFIGGAEITFALKIFIAVLVIACPCALGLATPTAIMVGTGRGASLGILIKGGQPLEIASRVKTIVFDKTGTITEGKPKVTDVIAFNGFGKNEVLQFSASAEKGSEHSLGTAIVKEYEKLDMPFHQLNDFTAVAGRGIRAKVNDRNLMLGNIEFMTENNISVNDIPQVDILSMDGKTVMYLAFDEKLAGIIAVADIVKSDSADAIAKLHKMGIKTVMLTGDNKLTAAAIAKQVKIDEVVSQVMPGEKAEQVKQLQADGSFVAMVGDGINDAPALAQSDIGFAIGSGTDVAMESAGIVLMRNSLSGVVTAIELSRATLRNIKQNLFWAFAYNTAGIPLAAGVFYLFGGPVLNPMFAAAAMAMSSVSVVTNALRLRYFKSDEGIQYPDQNIKSEKKGTEMKTKINIDGMSCMHCVKNVTEKLNGVEGIFSTTVNLEEKHAIVDSNSPLDEALVTQVITDAGYKVMGIEAQPSDSNS